In the genome of Myxococcus stipitatus, one region contains:
- a CDS encoding sigma 54-interacting transcriptional regulator, translating to MSATDPHPDDIHTSPGEAAGLDLAHSPLLGETLVVDPRTTVKLHKCRLAVASGPDTGRSVVSDKERLRCGAHPGNDLVLVEDRTASRHHFEIQFTERGYLLVDLGSTNGTYLDGRRIERAYLSPGSQIRAGSSVLTFAPLDEEVTIEPDRDGELCGMVGQSVKMRQIFGLIKKIAPLDVSVIIQGETGTGKELVARAIHELSGRNKSPMEVLDCGAIPPNLIESELFGHEKGAFTGAVSGRPGAFERAHGGTIFLDELGELRLDLQPKLLRVLENHEVRRVGGNDVIEVSCRVIAATNRDLMKEIQAGNFREDLYFRLSVITIQLPPLRQRRDDIPLILKEALADPEVVLKHGKKRFSPEAMSLLMSYAWPGNVRELMNVLSHVLTFSEGEEIQPAHLPPRVRGQTREGPLPFNEHLSFKDAKEQLLENFEREYVTSVLTRCEGNLSRAARESGLHRKSIERLVKKYQLDTKGMKPR from the coding sequence ATGAGCGCGACAGATCCGCATCCCGACGACATCCACACCAGCCCCGGAGAGGCCGCCGGGCTCGACCTCGCCCACTCCCCGTTGTTGGGGGAGACGCTCGTGGTGGACCCACGCACCACGGTGAAGCTCCACAAGTGTCGCCTCGCGGTGGCCTCCGGGCCGGACACGGGGCGCTCGGTCGTCAGCGACAAGGAGCGCCTGCGCTGTGGCGCGCATCCCGGCAATGACCTGGTGCTGGTGGAGGACCGCACCGCGAGCCGCCACCACTTCGAAATCCAGTTCACGGAGCGGGGCTATCTGCTGGTGGACCTGGGTTCCACCAACGGGACGTACCTGGATGGGCGCAGGATTGAGCGCGCCTACCTCTCACCGGGCTCGCAGATTCGAGCGGGCTCGTCCGTGCTGACCTTCGCGCCGCTCGACGAGGAAGTCACCATCGAGCCCGACCGCGACGGCGAGCTGTGCGGGATGGTGGGGCAGAGCGTCAAGATGCGGCAGATTTTCGGGCTCATCAAGAAGATCGCCCCCCTGGATGTCTCCGTCATCATCCAGGGTGAGACGGGCACGGGGAAGGAGCTGGTGGCGCGAGCCATCCACGAGCTGTCGGGCCGCAACAAGTCGCCCATGGAGGTGCTCGACTGCGGCGCCATCCCGCCCAACCTCATCGAGAGCGAGCTGTTCGGCCACGAGAAGGGCGCCTTCACGGGCGCGGTGAGCGGGCGTCCCGGTGCGTTCGAGCGTGCACACGGCGGCACCATCTTCCTGGACGAGCTGGGCGAGCTGCGCCTGGACCTCCAGCCCAAGCTGCTACGGGTGCTGGAGAACCACGAGGTGCGGCGGGTCGGAGGCAACGACGTCATCGAGGTGAGCTGTCGGGTCATCGCCGCGACGAACCGCGACCTGATGAAGGAGATTCAAGCGGGGAACTTCCGCGAGGACCTCTACTTCCGCCTCTCGGTGATAACGATTCAGCTGCCGCCGCTGCGTCAGCGTCGGGATGACATTCCGCTCATCCTCAAGGAGGCGCTCGCGGACCCGGAGGTGGTGCTCAAGCACGGCAAGAAGCGCTTCTCGCCGGAGGCGATGAGCCTGCTGATGTCCTATGCGTGGCCCGGCAACGTGCGCGAGCTGATGAACGTCCTGTCGCACGTGCTGACGTTCAGCGAGGGCGAGGAGATCCAGCCCGCACACCTCCCGCCGCGCGTGCGGGGACAGACGCGCGAGGGGCCGCTGCCCTTCAACGAGCACCTCTCGTTCAAGGACGCGAAGGAGCAGCTGCTGGAGAACTTCGAGCGGGAATACGTCACCAGCGTCCTCACCCGCTGCGAGGGCAACCTCTCCCGCGCCGCGCGCGAGAGCGGGCTGCACCGCAAGTCCATCGAGCGGCTGGTGAAGAAGTATCAGCTCGACACGAAGGGCATGAAGCCGCGCTGA
- a CDS encoding TadE/TadG family type IV pilus assembly protein codes for MVEAALTLPLVVFLLLGTLQLFLMLQARVLAHYAAFQATRAGSVAHGECERMTHAAILALIPSFHSFLGLSSSTDEVRHGGGGGAPARLAAAFRARRDNRFQAGLDGVHTGSIVWINRSIIGGGVGSPQDREFDEPGHLRRLEVQLIYWYPMRIPFANWVMSRMFMAQMGIQDYRAANPLILAEKDANWNQGEFSNPIAVAGDIRSELASRVARQQYVFPIETTFTMRMLTPTKRRHFATMDCPR; via the coding sequence ATGGTAGAGGCGGCTCTGACGCTTCCCCTCGTCGTGTTCCTGTTGCTGGGCACGTTGCAGTTGTTCCTGATGTTGCAAGCGAGGGTGTTGGCGCACTACGCGGCGTTCCAAGCCACCCGTGCGGGCAGCGTGGCTCATGGTGAATGCGAGCGGATGACGCATGCGGCCATCCTCGCGTTGATACCTTCGTTTCATTCCTTCCTCGGGCTTTCGAGCAGCACTGACGAAGTGCGTCACGGCGGAGGAGGGGGTGCTCCCGCGAGGTTGGCGGCGGCGTTCCGGGCGCGTCGGGACAACCGCTTCCAGGCGGGGCTGGACGGGGTGCACACCGGCAGCATCGTGTGGATCAACCGGTCCATCATCGGGGGTGGGGTGGGCAGTCCGCAGGACCGCGAGTTCGATGAGCCGGGGCACCTGCGGCGGCTGGAGGTGCAGCTCATCTACTGGTACCCGATGCGCATCCCGTTCGCGAACTGGGTGATGTCGCGGATGTTCATGGCGCAGATGGGCATCCAGGACTACCGGGCGGCCAATCCGTTGATCCTCGCGGAGAAGGACGCGAACTGGAACCAGGGGGAGTTCTCGAATCCCATCGCGGTGGCGGGAGACATCCGCTCCGAGCTCGCCTCGCGGGTGGCTCGGCAGCAGTACGTGTTCCCCATCGAGACCACCTTCACCATGCGGATGCTGACGCCCACCAAGCGGCGCCACTTCGCCACCATGGACTGCCCCCGATGA
- a CDS encoding Tad domain-containing protein, which produces MKRSLVRGQTMVLFVLGTLLMVLMATLTVSFAMKVRERIELQTVTDAAAYSNAVATARTFNNIAVMNRAQIGHAVAQAGATSLVSWATLYRAELNAANTGFGIGKTPYQIAKNTGCPCAWKNAWCKARCKCGIKGLADLSMLQAKLRAEKLRVDAVFQSMEFMVRMQMLGHQIAQGALYAAQQDVYRDLRDRLDNQTFANRIVGNAMGAGKHVNDASWTVPAIGSVNKKELSGGTLCSGDGAVCDLPLTVAHAVNAAMGSRGFTFVTHRQVASKERHYAIHQANLDFVIWFPDDVVVLPNTNGTTYFGKKGRQMPWLPPYAPAIVADDRGSIGWRYDHLLHGGNPVACPASVAGVQSIYSSLVNSGGFPMPEHKWTGGPPGGDPFNHFLVPCLGGVSSCPGIWPPFLDYNPFRLLNGEGNVYGQPKNFAVVQRDLQARALDPWDLSFRYRFEKGGAGNVYDSRSFTLEDGTPNGTQTALSTGIAYYHRGESAGINHWSEPPNLLNPYWRATLVGATIDNTGVDDAVNTLRLSSPVAADTFEELRNAGFKGLQR; this is translated from the coding sequence ATGAAGCGCTCTCTCGTACGCGGTCAGACGATGGTGCTGTTCGTCCTGGGCACCTTGTTGATGGTGCTGATGGCCACGCTCACGGTCTCCTTCGCGATGAAGGTGCGTGAGCGCATCGAGCTGCAGACGGTGACGGACGCGGCGGCGTACTCCAACGCCGTGGCCACCGCGCGCACGTTCAACAACATCGCGGTGATGAACCGCGCGCAGATTGGCCACGCGGTGGCGCAGGCGGGAGCCACCAGCCTGGTGAGCTGGGCAACGCTCTATCGCGCCGAGCTCAACGCGGCCAACACGGGCTTTGGGATTGGCAAGACGCCCTACCAGATCGCCAAGAACACCGGGTGCCCCTGCGCCTGGAAGAACGCGTGGTGCAAGGCGCGGTGCAAGTGCGGCATCAAGGGCCTGGCGGACCTGAGCATGCTTCAGGCGAAGCTGCGCGCGGAGAAGCTGCGCGTGGACGCCGTCTTCCAGTCCATGGAGTTCATGGTGCGGATGCAGATGCTCGGGCATCAGATTGCCCAGGGCGCCCTCTACGCCGCGCAGCAGGACGTCTACCGTGACCTGCGCGACCGCCTGGACAACCAGACCTTCGCCAACCGGATTGTCGGCAACGCGATGGGGGCGGGGAAGCATGTCAACGACGCGAGTTGGACGGTTCCGGCGATTGGAAGCGTCAACAAGAAGGAGCTGAGTGGCGGCACGCTGTGCTCGGGGGATGGCGCGGTCTGCGACCTTCCCTTGACCGTGGCTCATGCCGTGAACGCGGCCATGGGCAGTCGCGGCTTCACCTTCGTCACGCACAGACAGGTGGCATCGAAGGAGCGGCACTACGCCATCCATCAAGCCAACCTGGACTTCGTCATCTGGTTCCCGGACGATGTGGTGGTTCTCCCCAACACCAACGGCACGACGTACTTCGGCAAGAAGGGGCGTCAGATGCCGTGGTTGCCTCCCTATGCGCCGGCCATTGTCGCGGATGACCGGGGCTCCATCGGCTGGAGGTACGACCATCTGCTGCATGGGGGAAATCCCGTGGCCTGTCCCGCGAGTGTCGCGGGAGTCCAGTCCATCTATTCCTCGCTGGTGAACTCCGGGGGCTTCCCCATGCCCGAGCACAAATGGACGGGAGGTCCTCCCGGTGGCGACCCCTTCAATCACTTCCTGGTTCCCTGCCTGGGAGGCGTTTCGTCCTGCCCGGGCATCTGGCCGCCGTTCCTCGACTACAACCCCTTCCGGCTGCTCAACGGTGAGGGCAACGTCTATGGCCAGCCCAAGAACTTCGCGGTGGTCCAGCGCGACTTGCAGGCGCGGGCCCTGGACCCTTGGGACCTCTCCTTCCGGTATCGCTTCGAGAAGGGAGGCGCGGGCAACGTGTATGACTCGAGGAGCTTCACGCTGGAGGATGGCACGCCCAACGGGACGCAGACGGCGCTCTCCACGGGCATCGCCTACTACCACCGGGGAGAGAGCGCGGGCATCAATCACTGGTCCGAGCCACCCAACCTCCTCAATCCCTATTGGCGCGCCACGCTGGTGGGCGCGACCATCGACAACACGGGCGTGGATGACGCGGTGAACACCCTGCGCCTCAGCTCCCCCGTGGCGGCAGATACCTTCGAGGAGCTGCGCAACGCGGGCTTCAAGGGGCTTCAACGATGA